Proteins from a genomic interval of Marinobacter arenosus:
- a CDS encoding mitochondrial fission ELM1 family protein, whose amino-acid sequence MSKPNEQHDPAPVVWLLTDNKPGHRNQLKGLGNRLRVIAGASLYWVDADEVKVPLWRALLAMAPNLGQTLPRPDLIVAAGTGTHRLLLSLRRLRKVKTLILMRPGFPLGWVNAAIIPAHDNVAASSRVLLTDGVINTVTPLARVTDKPEALMLIGGPSPHFDWDSDVLLGQVNHLIGQYPTWRWTISGSRRTPAELLGRLQELAGPKITVVDPAETHQDWLNHQLAASRAIWVTPDSMSMVCEAVTSGVPTGLFQFTPRAGSRVADGVNRLVENGRVARWSDHATVMGGETMHHDALWEADRAARWVIARNLLPVPKKAKTGKGRKGA is encoded by the coding sequence ATGTCGAAACCAAATGAGCAACACGATCCGGCGCCGGTGGTGTGGCTTCTGACCGACAACAAGCCGGGACACCGCAATCAGCTTAAGGGTCTGGGGAACCGGCTGCGGGTGATCGCAGGTGCAAGCCTGTACTGGGTGGATGCCGACGAGGTCAAGGTGCCGCTCTGGCGAGCTCTGCTGGCCATGGCCCCGAATTTGGGCCAAACCTTGCCGAGGCCCGATCTGATCGTTGCGGCGGGGACAGGCACCCATCGCCTGCTTCTGTCTCTGCGCCGTCTCCGGAAGGTGAAGACGCTCATACTCATGCGGCCGGGATTCCCGCTGGGCTGGGTGAACGCGGCCATTATTCCGGCCCACGACAACGTTGCCGCCTCGTCCCGCGTTTTACTCACCGACGGCGTGATCAACACCGTCACTCCGCTTGCCCGGGTCACCGACAAGCCCGAGGCTCTGATGCTGATCGGGGGGCCTTCCCCTCATTTTGATTGGGACAGCGATGTCCTGCTGGGCCAGGTCAATCACCTGATCGGGCAGTACCCAACCTGGCGTTGGACCATCAGCGGATCGCGACGAACTCCGGCTGAGTTATTGGGCAGGCTGCAGGAACTGGCCGGCCCGAAGATTACGGTTGTCGACCCCGCTGAAACCCATCAGGACTGGCTGAATCATCAACTCGCTGCCTCACGGGCCATATGGGTAACCCCGGACAGCATGTCCATGGTGTGCGAAGCGGTCACCTCCGGCGTTCCCACCGGACTCTTCCAGTTTACGCCCCGCGCCGGGAGCCGGGTCGCCGATGGTGTCAACCGACTGGTGGAGAACGGACGGGTCGCGCGGTGGAGCGACCATGCCACCGTCATGGGAGGAGAGACCATGCACCATGATGCGTTATGGGAGGCGGACCGCGCCGCGCGTTGGGTCATCGCACGAAATCTGCTTCCGGTTCCGAAAAAAGCGAAGACCGGCAAGGGGAGGAAGGGCGCTTGA